A single Planktothrix serta PCC 8927 DNA region contains:
- a CDS encoding phosphate/phosphite/phosphonate ABC transporter substrate-binding protein, translating into MFSRKLVSFIVLSFVVLGLSIVGGCNPSPSNQWGKITLGIVSYETGKQSLQQYQPFQDYLAQQTQTIVEVEPAFSELQAVDQVKRQAWSVVFAPPGLAAIAIHDAKYTPIFPLQSLKNYAVIIVKQESSMKILKNLSNKKIALGQPGSLTGYYLPLYDLYGLTLAEIQFAPTPKMALDWLAMGKVDAIAVSENQFLEYVPQLKSSPFRILHKSRPIPSGSVLFAPTFNPQQQQNLKTILQEAPPNLIEQAGYLPHTQPNDYQQLIQFIEKVKPLEGKLRNTPVILTAN; encoded by the coding sequence ATGTTTTCTCGAAAGCTCGTTTCCTTTATCGTGTTAAGTTTTGTTGTATTAGGGCTTTCTATTGTTGGGGGGTGCAATCCATCTCCCTCAAATCAATGGGGAAAAATTACCCTGGGAATTGTCAGTTATGAAACGGGAAAACAATCCCTTCAGCAATATCAACCCTTTCAAGATTATTTAGCCCAACAAACCCAAACTATTGTGGAAGTGGAGCCCGCTTTTAGTGAATTACAGGCGGTAGACCAAGTAAAACGTCAAGCTTGGTCAGTGGTTTTTGCACCTCCAGGGTTAGCTGCCATTGCCATTCATGATGCTAAATATACCCCGATTTTTCCCCTACAAAGTCTTAAAAATTATGCGGTGATTATAGTTAAACAGGAAAGTTCAATGAAGATCCTCAAAAATCTATCTAATAAAAAAATAGCATTAGGACAGCCTGGATCGTTAACCGGATATTATTTACCGCTCTATGATTTATATGGATTAACATTAGCAGAAATTCAGTTTGCACCCACACCAAAAATGGCATTAGATTGGTTAGCAATGGGTAAAGTTGATGCGATCGCCGTTTCAGAAAATCAGTTTTTAGAGTATGTTCCCCAATTGAAATCCTCTCCTTTTAGGATTTTGCATAAATCTCGTCCCATACCCTCCGGTTCGGTTTTATTTGCTCCGACATTTAATCCTCAACAGCAACAAAATCTGAAAACAATTCTACAAGAAGCTCCCCCCAATTTGATTGAGCAAGCGGGTTATCTTCCCCATACCCAACCCAATGATTATCAACAACTGATTCAGTTTATCGAAAAAGTGAAACCCCTAGAGGGAAAATTAAGAAACACCCCGGTTATTTTAACAGCCAACTAA
- a CDS encoding c-type heme family protein, which yields MSLIQPHKIIPSLKLNQKFTLLLVIVFLMGTILSGIVLSSVLNYNARSQFNSEAMILLKTMNAVREYTNTQVTSHLETQIKTDFLPQTVPTYAAREVFEILRKEPDWNQFFYKDATLNPTNLRDKADPFEEKLIAQFRNNPNLKGLEDFRQFPTGKVFYIARPIQISEASCLECHSQPSKAPKSLIERYGSENGFGWKLNEIVGAQIIFVPANAVYNRMRQSQILVISIVVGIFAVTILLVNIWLKRYVVKPLKRMANAAEAISIGNMEAEFEQQSTDEVGTLAKAFTRMKISLQMAMQRLSQNRNL from the coding sequence ATGTCATTAATCCAACCGCATAAAATTATCCCGTCTCTTAAACTCAATCAAAAATTTACACTATTGTTGGTTATTGTTTTCTTAATGGGAACAATCTTAAGTGGAATTGTGCTATCTAGCGTTCTTAATTATAATGCGCGATCGCAATTTAACTCAGAAGCCATGATTCTACTCAAAACCATGAATGCTGTCCGAGAGTATACAAATACTCAAGTAACAAGCCATTTAGAAACACAAATAAAAACGGATTTTTTACCCCAAACTGTTCCGACCTATGCAGCACGAGAAGTCTTTGAAATCCTCCGAAAAGAACCAGATTGGAATCAATTTTTTTATAAAGATGCGACTCTCAACCCTACTAATTTACGCGATAAAGCTGATCCCTTTGAAGAGAAATTAATTGCCCAATTTCGGAATAATCCCAATTTAAAAGGATTAGAAGACTTTCGCCAATTCCCGACAGGTAAGGTTTTCTATATTGCTCGTCCGATTCAGATATCAGAAGCCAGTTGTTTAGAATGTCATAGTCAACCGAGCAAAGCTCCAAAAAGTTTAATTGAACGTTATGGAAGCGAAAATGGATTCGGTTGGAAACTGAATGAAATTGTGGGGGCTCAAATTATCTTTGTTCCCGCTAATGCGGTTTATAATCGGATGCGTCAATCCCAAATTCTCGTGATTTCCATTGTGGTTGGCATTTTTGCGGTAACAATTTTATTAGTTAATATTTGGTTGAAGCGCTATGTTGTTAAACCCCTAAAACGCATGGCTAATGCCGCAGAAGCTATCAGTATCGGAAATATGGAGGCAGAATTTGAACAACAAAGCACGGA